A genome region from Aureimonas sp. AU20 includes the following:
- a CDS encoding SOS response-associated peptidase has protein sequence MCNLYSLTKGQAAILAFTRTMKDRTGNLPPMPGIFPDQSAPIVRTVDGERELTMARWGMPSPAFALKGRATDPGITNIRNTKSPHWRRWLGPAHRCLVPFTSFSEYDTDEDGKKVPVWFAGSEDRPLMAFAGLWTEWTSVRKKAEGEVTVEAFGFLTTEANRTVGAIHPKAMPVILTEPDEFDLWLVGDWKEASALQRPLPDSVLRIVARGERSDAEG, from the coding sequence ATGTGCAACCTTTACTCGCTGACAAAGGGCCAGGCCGCGATCCTGGCGTTCACGCGGACGATGAAGGACCGCACGGGCAACCTGCCACCCATGCCGGGCATCTTTCCCGACCAGAGCGCGCCGATCGTGCGCACGGTGGACGGCGAGCGGGAGCTGACGATGGCGCGCTGGGGCATGCCCTCGCCGGCCTTCGCCCTGAAAGGCCGTGCGACCGATCCGGGCATCACGAACATTCGCAACACCAAGAGCCCGCACTGGCGCCGCTGGCTCGGCCCAGCCCATCGCTGCCTCGTGCCATTCACCTCGTTCTCGGAATACGACACCGACGAGGACGGCAAGAAGGTCCCGGTCTGGTTCGCGGGCAGCGAGGATCGGCCTCTGATGGCCTTTGCCGGTCTCTGGACGGAATGGACGAGCGTTCGCAAGAAGGCCGAGGGCGAGGTCACGGTGGAGGCGTTCGGCTTCCTGACGACGGAGGCGAACCGGACGGTCGGCGCAATCCACCCCAAGGCCATGCCCGTCATCCTGACCGAACCCGACGAGTTCGACCTCTGGCTAGTCGGGGATTGGAAAGAAGCGTCAGCTCTTCAGCGCCCGCTTCCCGACAGCGTCCTGCGGATCGTCGCACGGGGTGAGAGAAGCGACGCCGAGGGGTAG
- a CDS encoding helix-turn-helix domain-containing protein — translation MDLKLDPVDVALGLRVRAYRMEKRLSMQTLGLHLGVTYQQIQKYETGRNRISVSTAIRIAKVLDCPLIDLIGAAEPGSSNAKDVLANRIPPQLSRTVADLATLPPNILSLVSDLVRALSQSSHGQDLPLGVASLTPCDDPQDAVGKRALKS, via the coding sequence GTGGATTTGAAGTTGGATCCGGTCGATGTGGCGCTCGGCTTGCGAGTGCGGGCGTATCGAATGGAGAAGCGCCTAAGCATGCAAACCTTAGGGTTGCATCTCGGCGTCACATACCAGCAGATCCAGAAGTATGAAACGGGGCGCAACCGCATCAGCGTATCGACGGCGATCCGCATCGCGAAGGTGCTCGATTGCCCTCTCATTGATCTGATAGGCGCTGCTGAACCGGGCAGCAGCAACGCCAAGGACGTTCTCGCGAACCGGATACCGCCTCAACTCTCTCGGACGGTGGCGGATCTGGCTACGCTGCCGCCCAACATTCTCAGTCTGGTGTCCGATCTCGTCAGGGCTCTGTCGCAGTCGTCTCACGGCCAGGATCTACCCCTCGGCGTCGCTTCTCTCACCCCGTGCGACGATCCGCAGGACGCTGTCGGGAAGCGGGCGCTGAAGAGCTGA
- a CDS encoding thermonuclease family protein, with amino-acid sequence MERIVRDREAMEHTLFEMMADKPQAPAATLRRPSRRWLVAAAIGLGALVVWLTSTPAPAAERIEGRATVVDGDTLAIEGTKARIRLYGMDAPESSQTCDDAAGKRYLCGGRAAQYLADLIGRSGRVACFEEDRDRYGRIVAECATPGNVVLNAAMVKAGWAIEYKQYSDGRYSQEEAEAKAVKRGLWAGQFIEPSKWRNQGQRLESERAAEGQPKGCDIKGNISGSGKIYHMPGQQNYGRTKINEKAGERWFCSEADAQSAGWVRAKR; translated from the coding sequence ATGGAGCGCATCGTTCGGGACCGGGAGGCGATGGAACACACCTTGTTCGAGATGATGGCGGACAAGCCTCAGGCTCCAGCCGCGACACTCCGGCGGCCTTCCAGACGGTGGCTCGTCGCGGCAGCGATTGGCCTCGGAGCGCTTGTCGTCTGGCTGACCTCGACGCCGGCACCGGCAGCCGAACGCATCGAAGGCCGCGCGACCGTCGTGGACGGCGACACGCTGGCGATCGAGGGCACGAAGGCGAGGATCAGGCTCTACGGGATGGACGCACCCGAGAGCAGCCAGACCTGTGACGACGCGGCGGGCAAACGCTATCTCTGCGGCGGCCGGGCGGCGCAGTATCTCGCCGACCTGATCGGCCGTTCCGGGCGCGTGGCGTGCTTCGAGGAAGATCGGGACCGGTATGGCCGGATCGTCGCCGAATGCGCCACACCGGGCAACGTCGTGCTGAACGCGGCGATGGTGAAGGCGGGCTGGGCGATCGAGTACAAGCAGTACTCGGACGGGCGCTACAGCCAGGAGGAGGCGGAAGCCAAGGCCGTCAAGCGGGGCCTCTGGGCGGGCCAGTTCATCGAACCGTCCAAATGGCGCAACCAGGGCCAGCGGCTGGAAAGCGAGCGCGCCGCCGAGGGGCAGCCCAAGGGTTGCGACATCAAGGGCAACATCTCGGGCTCCGGCAAAATCTACCACATGCCGGGCCAACAGAATTACGGGCGCACGAAGATCAATGAGAAGGCCGGTGAGCGCTGGTTCTGCAGCGAGGCTGATGCTCAATCGGCTGGATGGGTTCGGGCTAAACGATAG